The Arachis duranensis cultivar V14167 chromosome 2, aradu.V14167.gnm2.J7QH, whole genome shotgun sequence genome has a window encoding:
- the LOC107469982 gene encoding uncharacterized protein LOC107469982 yields MASSCSFSFPNSSSFVMARALSQPLAPSMPLISIPSTTRTRSTLRHLVCACHGQKNALEYRKLGDSDLNISEITLGTMTFGEQNTEKESHGILSYAFENGINALDTAEAYPIPMKKETQGRTDLYIASWLKSQSRDKIILATKVCGYSERSSYLRDNAKVLRVDAANIKESVEKSLKRLGTDYIDLLQIHWPDRYVPLFGAYSYDPSQWRLSVPFVEQLQAFQELINEGKVRYIGVSNETSYGVMEFVHAAKVEGLPKIVSIQNSYSFLARLRFEIDLVEVCHPNNCNIGLLSYSPLGGGSLTGKYIDINSEAAKKGRLNLFPGYMERYNKSIAREATVQYLELAKRHALTPVELALGFVRDRPFMTSSIIGATSLDQLKEDIDAFTKTERPLPAEVMADIEDIFKRYKDPSIL; encoded by the exons ATGGCATCCTCCTGCTCCTTCTCcttcccaaattcttcttcctttGTCATGGCACGTGCCCTTTCTCAACCCCTCGCACCATCAATGCCTCTCATTTCTATACCTTCAACAACAAGAACTAGAAGCACCTTGAGGCATCTCGTTTGTGCTTGCCATGGCCAGAAGAACGCATTGGAATATAGGAAGCTTGGTGACTCTGACCTCAACATCAGTGAAATCACTCTTGGAact ATGACGTTTGGGGAGCAGAACACAGAGAAAGAATCTCATGGCATTCTCAGTTATGCATTTGAGAATGGCATTAATGCTTTGGATACTGCTGAGGCG TATCCAATTCCAATGAAGAAAGAGACACAGGGAAGAACTGATCTGTATATTGCTAGTTGGCTGAAGTCTCAATCTCGTGACAAG ATTATTTTAGCAACAAAAGTATGTGGTTATTCCGAGAGGTCAAGTTACCTACGTGACAATGCAAAAGTTTTGCGGGTAGATGCTGCAAATATAAAGGAAAGTGTAGAGAAAAGTCTTAAGCGCCTTGGCACTGATTATATTGATCTGTTACAAATTCACTG GCCAGATCGCTATGTTCCACTGTTTGGTGCTTATTCCTATGATCCTTCACAATGGAGGCTGAGTGTCCCGTTCGTTGAACAGTTGCAAGCTTTTCAAGAACTTATCAATGAAGGAAAG GTACGCTACATAGGTGTATCTAACGAGACTTCTTATGGAGTGATGGAGTTTGTACATGCAGCTAAAGTTGAAGGACTTCCCAAGATTGTTAGTATTCAAAACAGCTATAGCTTCCTCGCTAGATTGCGGTTTGAAA TTGATCTTGTGGAAGTTTGCCATCCAAACAACTGTAACATTGGGTTGCTATCCTACTCCCCACTTGGAGGTGGATCACTCACTGgaaaatatatagatataaattCTGAAGCTGCAAAAAAGGGAAGGTTGAACCTCTTCCCTGGCTATATGGAAAGATATAACAAATCAATTGCACGG GAAGCAACTGTACAATATCTTGAATTGGCCAAAAGACATGCTCTAACTCCTGTTGAGCTTGCCCTTGGATTCGTAAGAGACCGTCCATTCATGACAAGCTCAATCATTGGTGCTACCTCTCTGGACCAACTCAAAGAAGACATTGATGCTTTCACAAAAACTGAGCGCCCCTTACCAGCAGAAGTTATGGCTGACATTGAAGACATTTTCAAGAGATACAAAGATCCTTCCATTCTGTAA